In Arvicola amphibius chromosome 1, mArvAmp1.2, whole genome shotgun sequence, one DNA window encodes the following:
- the Esrra gene encoding steroid hormone receptor ERR1 has translation MSSQVVGIEPLYIKAEPASPDSPKGSSETETEPPVTLAPGPAPARCLPGHKEEEDGEGAGSGEQGSGKLVLSSLPKRLCLVCGDVASGYHYGVASCEACKAFFKRTIQGSIEYSCPASNECEITKRRRKACQACRFTKCLRVGMLKEGVRLDRVRGGRQKYKRRPEVDPLPFPGPFPAGPLAVAGGPRKTAPVNALVSHLLVVEPEKLYAMPDPASPDGHLPAVATLCDLFDREIVVTISWAKSIPGFSSLSLSDQMSVLQSVWMEVLVLGVAQRSLPLQDELAFAEDLVLDEEGARAAGLGDLGAALLQLVRRLQALRLEREEYVLLKALALANSDSVHIEDAEAVEQLREALHEALLEYEAGRAGPGGGAERRRAGRLLLTLPLLRQTAGKVLAHFYGVKLEGKVPMHKLFLEMLEAMMD, from the exons ATGTCCAGCCAGGTGGTGGGCATCGAGCCTCTCTACATCAAGGCAGAGCCAGCCAGCCCTGACAGTCCAAAGGGTTCCTCAGAGACTGAGACTGAACCCCCTGTGACCCTGGCCCCGGGACCAGCTCCAGCCCGCTGCCTTCCAGGgcacaaggaggaggaggatggggagggtgCAGGGTCTGgtgagcagggcagtgggaagctAGTGCTCAGCTCTCTACCCAAACGCCTCTGCCTGGTCTGTGGGGATGTGGCCTCCGGCTACCACTATGGTGTGGCATCGTGTGAGGCCTGCAAAGCCTTCTTCAAGAGGACCATCCAGG GGAGCATCGAGTACAGCTGTCCGGCCTCCAATGAGTGTGAGATCACCAAGCGGAGACGCAAGGCCTGTCAGGCTTGCCGCTTCACCAAGTGCCTGCGGGTGGGCATGCTCAAGGAGG GCGTACGTCTGGACCGCGTCCGAGGTGGGCGACAGAAGTACAAGCGGCGGCCAGAGGTGGACCCATTACCCTTTCCAGGCCCCTTCCCTGCTGGTCCTCTGGCAGTAGCTGGAGGTCCCCGGAAGACAG CCCCAGTGAATGCTCTGGTGTCTCATCTGCTGGTGGTTGAGCCTGAGAAGCTGTATGCTATGCCTGATCCAGCCAGCCCTGATGGACACCTCCCTGCCGTGGCCACACTCTGCGACCTTTTTGATCGAGAGATAGTGGTTACCATCAGCTGGGCCAAGAGCATCCCAG GCTTCTCCTCACTGTCACTGTCTGACCAGATGTCAGTACTCCAGAGTGTGTGGATGGAGGTGCTGGTGCTAGGTGTGGCCCAGCGCTCACTACCACTGCAGGATGAACTGGCATTTGCTGAGGACCTGGTCCTGGATGAAGAGGGGGCCCGGGCAGCTGGTCTGGGGGATCTGGGGGCAGCCCTGCTGCAGCTGGTACGGCGACTGCAAGCCCTACGGCTGGAGCGGGAGGAGTATGTACTGTTGAAGGCTCTGGCCCTTGCCAATTCTG acTCTGTGCATATTGAAGACGCTGAGGCTGTGGAGCAGCTGCGGGAAGCCCTGCACGAGGCCCTGCTGGAGTATGAAGCTGGCCGGGCTGGCCCTGGAGGGGGTGCTGAGCGGAGGCGGGCAGGCAGGCTGCTGCTCACACTGCCACTGCTCCGCCAGACAGCAGGCAAAGTCCTGGCCCATTTCTATGGGGTGAAGCTGGAGGGCAAAGTGCCCATGCACAAGCTGTTTTTGGAAATGCTTGAGGCCATGATGGACTGA
- the Trmt112 gene encoding multifunctional methyltransferase subunit TRM112-like protein: MKLLTHNLLSSHVRGVGTRGFPLRLQATEVRINPVEFNPDFVARMIPKVEWAALVQAANTLNLTEVPKEPTEGYEQDETFLRKMHHVLLEVDVLEGTLQCPESGRLFPISRGIPNMLLNDEETET, encoded by the exons ATGAAACTGCTCACCCACAATCTCCTGAGCTCGCATGTGCGCGGCGTGGGCACGCGTGGCTTCCCGCTGCGGCTGCAG GCCACCGAGGTCCGCATCAACCCCGTGGAGTTCAACCCCGACTTTGTAGCGCGGATGATCCCTAAAGTGGAGTGGGCGGCGCTTGTGCAAGCGGCAAACACC TTAAACCTGACCGAAGTACCCAAAGAGCCGACTGAAGGTTATGAACAAGACGAGACGTTTTTGAGGAAGATGCACCACGTGTTGCTTGAG GTTGATGTGCTAGAGGGCACCCTGCAATGCCCAGAATCTGGCCGTCTTTTTCCCATCAGCCGCGGGATTCCCAATATGCTGCTGAATGACGAGGAGACTGAGACGTAA
- the Prdx5 gene encoding peroxiredoxin-5, mitochondrial, translating into MLQSGIYVLGGRAGSVLRAAATWTCEAGRASREAAGWKSSGARSFSSAVVAMAPIKVGDAIPSVEVFEGEPGKKVNLAELFKGKKGVLFGVPGAFTPGCSKTHLPGFVEQAEALKAKGVQVLACLTVNDVFVTEEWGRAHQAKGKVRLLADPTGAFGKETDLLLDDSLVSLFGNRRLKRFSMVVDNGVVKALNVEPDGTGLTCSLASSILSQL; encoded by the exons ATGTTGCAGTCAGGGATATACGTCCTGGGCGGCAGAGCCGGTTCAGTGCTCCGTGCAGCGGCTACCTGGACTTGCGAGGCCGGCAGAGCGAGCCGGGAAGCAGCAGGGTGGAAAAGTAGCGGGGCCCGCAGCTTCAGCAGCGCCGTGGTGGCTATGGCCCCGATCAAG GTGGGAGATGCCATCCCCTCCGTGGAGGTATTTGAAGGGGAGCCTGGGAAGAAGGTGAACCTGGCAGAGCTGTTCAAGGGCAAGAAAGGTGTGCTGTTCGGAGTTCCTGGGGCGTTCACCCCTGGCTGTTCTAAG ACCCACCTGCCTGGGTTTGTGGAGCAAGCTGAGGCTCTGAAGGCCAAGGGAGTGCAGGTGTTGGCATGTCTGACTGTTAATGACGTCTTTGTGACAGAAGAGTGGGGTCGAGCCCACCAGGCGAAAGGCAAG GTTCGGCTCCTGGCTGACCCAACTGGGGCCTTTGGGAAG GAGACAGATTTATTACTGGATGATTCTTTGGTGTCTCTCTTTGGGAACCGCCGGCTGAAGAG GTTCTCCATGGTGGTAGACAATGGCGTAGTGAAGGCGCTGAATGTGGAGCCGGACGGCACAGGCCTCACCTGCAGCCTGGCCTCCAGCATCCTCTCACAGCTCTGA